The following proteins are encoded in a genomic region of Lactiplantibacillus plantarum:
- a CDS encoding O-acetyl-ADP-ribose deacetylase: MVEIKVIHGDITKMTVDAIVNAANTSLLGGGGVDGAIHRAAGPALLAACRPLHGCATGEAKITPGFRLPAKYVIHTPGPVWQGGQHNELQLLANSYRNSLNLAAENHCQTVAFPSISTGVYHFPLSIAAPLALKTLQATAQTTAHTVQTITIVCFDDQTQNAFSTALVALTN; this comes from the coding sequence ATGGTTGAGATTAAAGTCATTCACGGTGATATTACCAAAATGACCGTTGATGCAATTGTTAATGCGGCCAATACGAGTTTGCTTGGTGGTGGCGGCGTCGATGGTGCCATTCATCGGGCAGCTGGGCCAGCATTGCTGGCTGCCTGTCGCCCATTACACGGTTGTGCAACTGGTGAAGCCAAAATTACGCCGGGCTTTCGACTACCGGCGAAGTATGTGATTCACACGCCGGGTCCCGTTTGGCAAGGTGGCCAGCATAATGAATTACAATTGTTAGCGAACAGTTATCGCAACAGTCTGAATTTGGCCGCTGAGAATCATTGTCAAACGGTTGCTTTTCCGTCTATCAGTACCGGCGTCTATCACTTTCCGCTATCAATTGCGGCACCGTTAGCGTTAAAAACGTTACAAGCAACCGCGCAGACAACGGCCCACACGGTTCAGACAATCACGATTGTTTGTTTTGATGACCAAACACAAAATGCATTTAGTACGGCGTTGGTAGCGCTGACAAATTAA
- a CDS encoding undecaprenyl-diphosphate phosphatase, whose product MLDIFKAVILGIVEGITEFLPISSTGHLVLVDEFIKMQQSTQFTDMFNVVIQLGAIMAVVVLYFHKLNPLSPRKDTTEKRNTWVLWSKVLLAVIPSVIVGLPLNDWMDEHLMNWAVVSATLIIYGVLFIVIENHNKRLTPRFANLQTLPYTTALFIGCFQLLSLIPGTSRSGATILGAILIGTSRYVATEFSFFMAIPTMFGASLLKLVKFFAHGGSLAGLQGAVLAVGVIVSFIVAYLSIRFLLDYIKKNDFKAFGWYRIVLGVLVIGYFTLIH is encoded by the coding sequence GTGTTAGATATTTTTAAAGCGGTAATCTTGGGGATTGTTGAAGGGATTACTGAATTCTTACCAATTAGTTCAACGGGGCATTTAGTCCTAGTTGACGAATTTATCAAGATGCAACAGTCCACGCAGTTTACGGATATGTTCAACGTTGTGATTCAATTAGGGGCGATCATGGCGGTCGTTGTCCTGTATTTCCATAAACTAAATCCGTTGTCACCACGCAAGGATACCACGGAAAAGCGAAATACTTGGGTTCTCTGGAGTAAGGTGTTATTAGCGGTCATTCCATCAGTGATCGTGGGGCTACCGTTAAATGATTGGATGGACGAACATTTAATGAATTGGGCGGTCGTTTCTGCCACGTTGATTATTTATGGGGTCCTATTCATTGTGATTGAAAATCATAATAAGCGCTTAACACCCCGCTTCGCTAATCTACAAACGTTACCTTATACGACGGCATTGTTCATTGGGTGCTTCCAGTTGCTCTCGTTGATTCCAGGGACTTCACGTTCCGGTGCAACCATTTTAGGGGCTATCTTGATTGGAACTTCACGCTACGTCGCAACTGAGTTTTCATTCTTCATGGCAATTCCAACAATGTTTGGGGCGTCATTACTGAAGCTTGTGAAATTCTTTGCTCACGGTGGTTCTTTAGCTGGTTTGCAAGGAGCAGTCTTAGCCGTTGGGGTGATCGTGTCCTTCATAGTCGCTTACTTGTCGATTCGTTTCTTGTTGGATTACATCAAGAAAAACGACTTCAAGGCGTTCGGTTGGTACCGAATTGTCCTGGGGGTACTTGTGATTGGCTACTTTACGTTGATTCATTAA
- a CDS encoding YxeA family protein, producing the protein MNTRSNHLIEWLLTLLLIITILINVGWFIFRYGGHYYYMKISSSTGTSPITLPVNVSATGYQYQGLATNSKGEKKYLHFNTVAADPAPFKRGQIVRITFNQRYGVTNYKLVHR; encoded by the coding sequence ATGAATACTAGGTCTAATCATCTCATCGAATGGCTGCTCACCTTATTATTAATAATCACAATTCTGATAAATGTTGGTTGGTTTATTTTTCGATATGGCGGTCATTACTACTACATGAAAATATCGAGTAGTACCGGAACTTCCCCAATTACACTACCGGTCAATGTCTCAGCTACTGGGTATCAATACCAAGGACTAGCAACTAATTCTAAGGGCGAAAAAAAGTATCTTCATTTTAATACAGTTGCTGCTGATCCAGCCCCATTCAAACGCGGACAAATTGTCAGAATCACATTCAATCAAAGGTACGGCGTAACCAACTATAAATTAGTTCATCGGTAA
- a CDS encoding threonine/serine exporter family protein — translation MLHWLLTTGLFQIILAYLATAGFGVLLNIPRRAVNLSGWVGAAGWFTYEILYHILPLGIDAKLAIGNLVAAIVIGVASGMAARYKRMPMIIFNIPSLVPLVPGGQSYRVVRNLVTGQPDLAYQYFVQVVIIAGVIAIGFLVAEFINRITLHFV, via the coding sequence ATGCTACATTGGCTCTTAACAACCGGTTTATTTCAAATTATCTTAGCTTACTTAGCTACGGCTGGTTTTGGGGTACTTCTCAATATTCCGCGTCGCGCCGTTAACCTCAGTGGTTGGGTCGGTGCTGCTGGCTGGTTTACGTATGAGATCCTCTATCACATCCTGCCATTAGGAATCGACGCCAAACTTGCGATTGGTAACCTCGTCGCAGCTATCGTGATTGGCGTCGCTAGCGGTATGGCCGCACGCTACAAACGAATGCCGATGATCATCTTTAATATCCCTAGTCTGGTCCCACTGGTTCCTGGTGGCCAGTCTTATCGAGTCGTTCGTAACTTGGTCACTGGTCAACCAGACTTGGCCTACCAGTACTTTGTACAAGTTGTCATTATTGCTGGCGTGATTGCAATTGGCTTTCTCGTCGCTGAATTTATCAATCGCATTACTTTACACTTTGTTTAA
- a CDS encoding threonine/serine exporter family protein, with protein MSDTAVMLKTTLLAGAILLENGAEIKRVEDTMQRIATNAGYPDAQVFVLLTGITVSLPENATSEVRAIHNRGMDLEKVDQVNSLSRQFANHDIDLTEFAAALERVNQAVPTFPFSWLCLAAVVVSVPLMVAFTGRTTSADLITCGLAGLAGFAAFYWINRLGSIRFLSEFMGAFIIGLITLLGFYLTNSHYHPDAIIIGAVMPLVPGVAITNAVRDTMTGNLLSGPARAVEAVLSACAIGVGIALTSFFY; from the coding sequence ATGAGCGATACGGCAGTTATGTTAAAAACCACGTTATTGGCCGGCGCCATTTTGCTAGAAAATGGGGCTGAAATCAAACGAGTTGAAGACACGATGCAACGAATTGCAACCAACGCGGGCTACCCTGACGCGCAGGTCTTCGTACTGTTAACAGGGATTACCGTCTCCTTGCCGGAAAATGCCACTAGCGAAGTGCGAGCAATCCATAATCGGGGTATGGACCTCGAAAAAGTGGATCAGGTCAACAGCCTGTCACGGCAGTTTGCTAATCACGATATTGATTTAACTGAATTTGCCGCAGCCCTCGAACGGGTCAATCAAGCCGTACCGACCTTCCCATTCAGCTGGTTATGTCTAGCGGCCGTTGTCGTTAGTGTGCCGTTGATGGTCGCCTTTACTGGACGGACAACTTCTGCCGACTTGATTACTTGTGGGCTAGCCGGGTTGGCTGGTTTTGCTGCCTTTTATTGGATCAATCGGCTGGGGTCAATTCGGTTTCTCAGCGAATTTATGGGCGCTTTTATTATTGGTCTAATTACCCTACTCGGCTTTTATCTCACTAACAGTCATTATCATCCCGACGCCATCATTATTGGCGCTGTGATGCCATTAGTGCCGGGTGTCGCCATTACTAATGCCGTCCGTGACACAATGACGGGTAACTTGCTGAGTGGTCCTGCCCGCGCTGTAGAGGCCGTTTTATCCGCGTGTGCGATTGGTGTTGGTATCGCACTGACTTCATTTTTCTACTAA
- a CDS encoding aldo/keto reductase: MTALTKLTDTYTLNNGTKIPIVGFGTWQTPDGQVAYDSVLAALKAGYRHIDTAAAYGNEESVGKAIADSGVAREDLFVTTKLWNADHGYDAAKKALDTSLAKLGLDYVDLYLIHWPNPAAMRDNWEQLNADTWRAMEEAYTARKARAIGVSNFRPKHLDALLKTAKVVPAVNQIFLNPSDMEDEVVAYNRKHDILSEAYSPLGTGKIFSIPELKTLADKYDKSVAQVVLRWSLQHGFLPLPKSVHADRIKQNTELFDFELSDDDMKVIDGFHGVAGLANDPDQVNF, translated from the coding sequence ATGACTGCATTGACTAAACTCACCGATACGTACACGTTAAATAACGGCACTAAGATTCCGATTGTTGGTTTTGGAACGTGGCAAACACCTGATGGTCAGGTTGCTTACGATTCCGTATTAGCCGCATTAAAGGCGGGGTACCGGCACATTGACACGGCGGCGGCCTATGGTAACGAGGAAAGTGTTGGTAAAGCTATTGCCGATAGTGGTGTGGCACGTGAAGACCTATTTGTCACGACCAAATTATGGAATGCCGACCATGGCTATGACGCTGCCAAGAAGGCGCTGGATACCTCGTTGGCTAAGTTAGGTTTGGACTATGTTGACCTCTACTTGATCCACTGGCCAAACCCAGCCGCAATGCGCGACAATTGGGAACAATTGAACGCCGATACTTGGCGGGCAATGGAAGAAGCTTACACGGCACGTAAAGCACGGGCTATCGGGGTTTCTAACTTCCGTCCTAAGCATTTAGACGCGCTGCTTAAGACAGCCAAGGTTGTGCCAGCCGTTAACCAAATCTTCCTCAATCCTAGTGATATGGAAGATGAAGTTGTGGCCTACAACCGCAAACATGACATTTTATCAGAAGCTTATAGTCCATTAGGTACTGGTAAGATCTTCAGTATCCCAGAATTAAAGACGTTGGCTGATAAGTATGATAAGAGCGTTGCCCAAGTTGTGCTACGTTGGTCATTACAACACGGTTTCTTACCATTACCAAAATCAGTTCATGCGGATCGGATTAAACAAAATACGGAATTATTTGATTTCGAACTCAGCGATGATGATATGAAGGTCATTGATGGTTTCCACGGTGTTGCCGGGTTAGCTAATGATCCTGATCAAGTTAATTTCTAA
- a CDS encoding AEC family transporter codes for MLLILAILPIVVTVGLGVFAGLRHQFAPTTSDILIQLVMHYALPLSLFGGILSLKRATIIQNSSVALWLALGMLGGMVIVIVSQCCFHQQLETGTLRALVIASPSIPFMGVSVLLVVFGKISVLLVALGGLYMNLVQVPVSVLLLTLAGGSTPEQRWRAGWQKLCRASRQPVVWAPISAFLLNLAGLRLPSAWLTNFTELGQAAGGVALFALGLLLTTRPWRLTRMVVLNVLLKNLGLPVLIWGIMASLGVSLSNQQLVVLTLAIPTATIATMLAVQNHLAPDEYVATQMLSTVIAPLTMGFLMWGLQLV; via the coding sequence ATGTTACTGATATTAGCAATTTTACCAATTGTTGTGACGGTGGGATTAGGCGTGTTTGCGGGGCTACGTCACCAATTTGCGCCAACGACCAGTGATATTTTGATTCAGTTGGTCATGCATTACGCCTTGCCGTTAAGTCTTTTCGGAGGAATCTTGTCATTAAAGCGCGCTACCATTATTCAAAACTCCTCGGTAGCGCTGTGGTTGGCGCTAGGCATGCTAGGTGGCATGGTTATCGTCATTGTGAGCCAATGCTGTTTCCATCAACAACTAGAAACGGGGACATTACGAGCGCTAGTGATCGCCAGTCCTTCAATTCCATTCATGGGTGTTTCCGTTTTACTGGTGGTTTTTGGTAAAATCAGTGTTTTATTGGTCGCGTTAGGCGGCCTGTACATGAATTTGGTACAAGTGCCAGTGAGCGTGTTGCTGTTAACGCTAGCGGGCGGTTCGACACCTGAGCAACGTTGGCGAGCCGGTTGGCAGAAACTGTGTCGTGCGAGTCGGCAACCAGTCGTGTGGGCGCCAATCAGTGCTTTTCTCTTAAATTTGGCCGGATTGCGGTTGCCCAGTGCTTGGCTAACGAATTTTACGGAGTTGGGACAAGCAGCTGGGGGCGTGGCGTTATTTGCGCTGGGACTTCTGTTAACGACTAGACCGTGGCGACTGACGCGCATGGTTGTCTTAAACGTGCTACTGAAAAATTTAGGCTTACCGGTGCTCATTTGGGGGATTATGGCTAGTCTAGGTGTGTCATTAAGTAACCAACAATTAGTCGTCCTGACGCTCGCAATCCCCACTGCAACCATCGCGACCATGTTGGCCGTCCAAAACCACTTGGCACCAGATGAGTATGTGGCGACGCAAATGTTAAGTACGGTCATTGCGCCGCTGACCATGGGATTCTTAATGTGGGGATTGCAGCTCGTATGA
- a CDS encoding bifunctional metallophosphatase/5'-nucleotidase, protein MKIKLISTSDVHGYLAPTDYSRRDNIAPFSLSRAATVIHQLSREDTADVWPIVIDNGDYVQGSPLTYFIARHHQEAAPLYSRLANCNHVQAGIFGNHEFNYGLDYLDLCESSRQYPMLAANIHDDLHRTLFSKPYTILERAGVKVAILGLTTQFVAHWEQPHHIAGLHFEDVVATAKHWVPKLRQLADVVVIAYHGGLERDPQTDRPTERMNGENRGSALLAEVPGIDAMITGHQHRQLAVTVHGVPVTQPGMKGTNVAMITLELDRNHQVTTSHPEIYPVADATPNTQVMQLVGPINDQMEDWLDTPLGQINGNMLVHDHLQARLHNHPYIDFINRVEMAATDTDIAATALFNDDVPGLKQHVTMREVMNSYVYPNKLAVEAITGADLRAALERCASYFLLQDGHVRVNPEFMHPKLRHYVYDIYSGIDYTFDLTKPFGQRVVQLDYHGAPVTADQKLTVTLNHYRAGGGGNYPMYQTAKIIRRLPTDMTVLIADYFAQHPVVNATQPTNFQVHY, encoded by the coding sequence ATGAAAATCAAATTAATCTCAACTAGTGATGTGCACGGTTACCTCGCGCCAACTGACTACAGTCGTCGTGATAACATCGCACCATTTAGTCTTAGTCGTGCCGCTACTGTTATTCATCAACTGTCACGTGAAGATACGGCTGATGTCTGGCCAATCGTGATTGATAATGGCGACTACGTACAGGGATCACCGTTGACCTATTTCATTGCTCGCCACCACCAAGAAGCTGCACCGTTATACTCGCGCCTTGCAAATTGCAACCACGTTCAAGCCGGTATTTTCGGTAACCATGAATTCAACTACGGGCTCGACTACCTCGACCTGTGTGAATCAAGCCGCCAATATCCGATGCTGGCCGCTAATATTCATGATGACCTGCACCGCACCTTATTCTCCAAACCATACACAATTCTGGAACGCGCCGGAGTTAAAGTGGCAATTTTGGGTCTAACGACGCAATTCGTTGCCCACTGGGAACAACCACATCACATTGCCGGCCTGCACTTTGAGGACGTGGTTGCAACTGCTAAACATTGGGTGCCCAAATTGCGCCAACTGGCTGACGTCGTTGTCATCGCCTACCACGGTGGTCTTGAACGCGATCCCCAAACTGACCGTCCAACCGAACGCATGAATGGTGAAAACCGAGGTTCCGCACTATTAGCTGAAGTACCCGGCATTGATGCCATGATTACTGGCCACCAGCATCGACAATTAGCCGTTACAGTTCACGGTGTTCCCGTGACACAACCTGGTATGAAAGGTACTAATGTTGCTATGATTACCCTTGAGCTCGACCGCAATCATCAAGTGACGACCAGTCATCCGGAAATCTATCCGGTCGCAGATGCCACCCCCAATACCCAGGTAATGCAACTAGTTGGACCAATCAATGACCAGATGGAAGACTGGTTAGACACACCACTTGGCCAAATTAACGGCAATATGCTCGTACACGATCATCTTCAAGCACGGCTGCATAATCATCCTTACATCGATTTTATTAATCGCGTTGAAATGGCCGCAACCGATACCGATATTGCCGCAACAGCATTATTTAATGACGACGTACCAGGCCTCAAACAACACGTGACGATGCGGGAAGTCATGAACAGTTACGTCTACCCAAACAAACTTGCCGTTGAAGCCATTACTGGTGCTGATTTACGCGCCGCTCTTGAACGTTGTGCGAGTTACTTTCTCCTCCAAGACGGTCACGTTCGGGTCAATCCCGAGTTCATGCACCCTAAGTTGCGCCACTATGTCTATGATATTTACAGTGGCATCGACTATACTTTCGACCTTACCAAACCTTTTGGTCAACGTGTCGTTCAACTCGATTATCATGGGGCCCCAGTCACCGCTGACCAAAAATTAACGGTCACTCTGAATCATTACCGCGCTGGTGGCGGTGGGAATTACCCAATGTATCAAACAGCTAAGATTATCCGGCGCTTACCTACTGATATGACCGTATTAATTGCCGACTACTTTGCGCAACATCCCGTCGTCAACGCAACGCAACCGACTAATTTTCAAGTTCACTATTAA
- a CDS encoding cation-translocating P-type ATPase: MQNYQNAPFKPTPESGLTTTAVTTQLTKFGKNELVAARPVPLWRKIWQHMSDVSSLVLLFAVGLATYLALAQNGGWTKTIVIGAILVINVCIGLYQEASAEKSLAALKSMSLPTANVRRDGKVQTIAAPEIVPGDLVLLKAGDQVPADAVVLEATNLAVDEAVLTGESEAVEKSIYQDTGELDDNCQVYAGTAVTAGTALIQVLTTGMATELGQIAGLLNKTKQRATPLQGRLNRLSSWLTTFAVLGGITIFALSVWVQNQGLADSLMIGVSLAVAAVPETLPIIVTISLSHGVRRMADRNAIMRRVSAVETIGSVDVIASDKTGTLTQNRMTITKYWTPTTGIMTTEQPLPSAGQTLMRYLGLATNAEINHVDGEEQAIGDATELAVIRWLAQHDLDRPSLEAQTPRIAEDPFDSTKKMMTTVHELAHGRRLVIVKGAWDRLPLKPDQASLAAGQVAHDEFGQAALRVLAVGYRIIPADVQTTDWDDLTADLQLAGLIGLIDPPRPEVIPAIRAAKQAGIFPVMITGDHLVTAKAIAEEIGILTPELQAISGDELRQLSDEELTAQIDQIAVYARVSPSDKIRIVQAWQSLGKTVAMTGDGVNDAPALKAADVGIAMGITGTEVSKEAADMVLTDDNFATIMAAVKEGRTVYQNIIKAVEFLVGVNFAQIFLMVGAVLFGWGAPLLAEQLLIINVLADGIPGFFISQEPGEPQAMQQPPVSNDESILARGLGQRLFIRAATFTVLTLGIYAFGRFGLTNGQAPVGMTMVFLVLALGSMIDIYAIKDRRPLSWSSMMRNPMLNRGLLLGILVVLAIAVIPPFRSFFSLVTLPALGWLTVLVATLIPTFVLELNKRWQARRQSRLVVNTAE; the protein is encoded by the coding sequence ATGCAGAATTATCAGAATGCACCATTCAAACCTACCCCCGAGTCCGGTTTAACGACCACAGCGGTGACGACCCAGCTAACTAAATTCGGCAAAAATGAATTAGTAGCTGCGCGCCCCGTACCGTTATGGCGTAAAATTTGGCAACATATGAGCGACGTTTCATCGCTAGTGTTATTATTTGCAGTTGGTTTAGCCACGTACTTGGCTCTTGCCCAGAATGGGGGCTGGACAAAGACCATTGTGATTGGCGCCATTTTAGTTATTAATGTCTGTATTGGTTTGTACCAAGAAGCTTCCGCAGAAAAGTCGTTGGCGGCACTGAAGTCAATGAGTTTACCCACAGCTAATGTTCGACGGGATGGGAAGGTACAAACGATTGCGGCACCAGAAATCGTTCCCGGTGATTTAGTGCTACTAAAAGCGGGTGACCAGGTTCCAGCCGATGCGGTCGTGTTAGAGGCCACGAACTTAGCCGTTGATGAGGCAGTCTTGACAGGTGAAAGTGAAGCTGTTGAAAAAAGTATTTATCAGGACACCGGTGAGTTGGATGATAACTGTCAAGTGTATGCGGGAACGGCCGTCACAGCCGGTACTGCATTGATTCAGGTCTTAACGACCGGAATGGCCACAGAGTTAGGTCAAATTGCAGGTTTGTTGAACAAGACGAAGCAACGGGCCACGCCATTACAGGGGCGGCTTAATCGGCTATCAAGCTGGTTAACGACATTTGCCGTCTTAGGTGGTATTACGATTTTTGCGCTGAGTGTTTGGGTGCAAAACCAAGGTTTGGCCGATAGCTTGATGATTGGGGTTTCATTAGCGGTCGCGGCCGTGCCAGAGACTCTGCCGATCATCGTGACCATTAGTCTTTCACACGGTGTTCGACGGATGGCAGACAGAAATGCCATCATGCGCCGAGTTAGTGCCGTTGAAACGATTGGGAGTGTCGATGTAATCGCGTCTGACAAGACCGGAACCTTGACGCAAAATCGAATGACAATTACAAAGTATTGGACGCCGACCACGGGCATTATGACGACCGAACAGCCCTTGCCATCAGCGGGACAAACATTGATGCGTTACTTAGGATTAGCGACGAATGCCGAGATTAACCACGTTGACGGTGAAGAACAAGCCATTGGGGACGCAACGGAATTAGCCGTTATTCGTTGGCTGGCTCAGCATGATTTAGATCGGCCCAGCTTGGAGGCGCAGACCCCACGAATTGCGGAAGACCCGTTTGACTCAACTAAGAAGATGATGACGACGGTGCATGAATTAGCGCATGGTCGACGGTTAGTTATCGTCAAAGGGGCTTGGGATCGGTTACCACTGAAGCCTGACCAAGCTAGCCTAGCTGCTGGACAAGTGGCCCATGATGAATTTGGGCAGGCGGCGCTTCGCGTTTTAGCTGTTGGCTATCGCATCATTCCCGCGGATGTCCAAACTACTGACTGGGACGACCTGACAGCTGACCTCCAATTGGCAGGATTGATTGGTTTGATTGATCCACCACGACCAGAAGTGATTCCGGCCATTCGAGCAGCCAAACAGGCGGGTATTTTTCCAGTTATGATCACGGGAGATCATTTGGTTACTGCGAAGGCTATCGCTGAGGAAATTGGCATTTTAACCCCTGAGCTGCAAGCAATTAGCGGTGATGAGTTACGCCAATTGAGCGATGAAGAATTGACGGCTCAAATCGATCAGATTGCAGTGTACGCCCGAGTGTCGCCGAGTGACAAAATTAGAATCGTTCAGGCTTGGCAAAGTCTTGGTAAGACGGTTGCGATGACCGGTGATGGTGTCAACGATGCGCCGGCATTGAAAGCGGCGGATGTTGGCATTGCAATGGGAATTACGGGTACCGAAGTATCTAAAGAAGCCGCTGACATGGTGTTAACGGATGATAATTTTGCGACGATCATGGCAGCAGTTAAGGAAGGTCGGACAGTTTATCAGAATATCATTAAAGCCGTTGAATTCTTGGTAGGTGTCAACTTTGCACAAATCTTCTTGATGGTTGGTGCAGTCCTCTTCGGTTGGGGGGCGCCACTGTTAGCAGAACAATTGCTGATTATTAACGTACTTGCTGATGGGATTCCAGGATTCTTTATTAGCCAAGAGCCAGGTGAACCCCAAGCTATGCAACAACCACCAGTATCCAATGACGAAAGTATTTTAGCTCGGGGCCTTGGTCAACGGTTGTTTATCCGGGCAGCTACTTTTACCGTACTAACCCTCGGAATTTACGCGTTTGGCCGCTTTGGCTTAACAAATGGTCAAGCCCCAGTCGGGATGACGATGGTCTTTCTAGTATTGGCATTAGGATCAATGATCGACATCTATGCAATTAAGGATCGCCGACCACTCAGCTGGTCAAGCATGATGCGTAATCCAATGCTGAACCGAGGATTGCTGTTAGGAATTCTGGTGGTCTTGGCAATTGCAGTGATACCACCGTTCCGTAGTTTCTTTAGCTTAGTGACACTACCAGCGTTAGGCTGGTTAACGGTGCTAGTAGCTACGCTGATTCCAACATTCGTGCTGGAATTGAATAAGCGCTGGCAGGCGCGGCGACAGTCACGATTAGTCGTGAATACTGCTGAATAA
- a CDS encoding nucleoside 2-deoxyribosyltransferase — protein sequence MNNVYLAAPFFDEAQKERIQQVKSALLANPTINPDGIFIPEEHQFEEEPFGSRAWQQYVYASDMRQVHRADVVVAILDFDMTSATNEPDSGTMFEIGAAVAEKTPVIIVQFDANKELNLMIAQGLTAYFDASKDGLKELSAYNCDDLRSKPAHRPVF from the coding sequence ATGAATAACGTTTACCTAGCTGCACCGTTTTTTGACGAGGCTCAGAAGGAACGCATCCAACAAGTGAAGTCGGCGCTGTTGGCTAACCCGACGATCAACCCCGATGGTATCTTCATCCCAGAAGAACATCAATTTGAAGAAGAACCTTTTGGTAGCCGTGCTTGGCAACAATACGTCTACGCATCCGATATGCGTCAAGTTCATCGGGCCGATGTCGTTGTTGCCATTCTTGACTTCGACATGACTAGTGCAACCAATGAGCCAGATTCTGGCACAATGTTTGAAATCGGTGCGGCCGTGGCTGAAAAGACACCCGTCATCATCGTTCAGTTTGATGCGAATAAAGAACTCAATTTAATGATTGCCCAAGGATTAACGGCCTATTTCGATGCTAGTAAAGATGGTCTGAAAGAATTATCTGCCTACAATTGTGATGACTTACGTTCTAAGCCCGCTCACCGGCCAGTATTTTAG
- a CDS encoding DUF1836 domain-containing protein: MMEEFGSTSNYLLSWEELPAVPVYMEQLLQLVNETIQPLGLPAVTKTMINSYVKQHFFSRPVGHRYTRNQIVAVLVVSILKTDFSLPVISKAILQIRDSRQIEPRYQQFRQAFESTLAGQPVVLSTVDPLARAIQLAAQTVAAHLLTIRALNELVD; this comes from the coding sequence ATGATGGAGGAATTTGGATCAACTAGTAACTATTTACTTTCGTGGGAAGAGTTGCCCGCGGTGCCCGTTTATATGGAACAGTTGTTGCAACTTGTTAATGAAACAATTCAGCCGCTGGGGTTACCTGCCGTAACGAAGACGATGATTAATAGTTACGTGAAACAACATTTTTTCAGTCGGCCGGTTGGACATCGGTATACCCGGAATCAGATTGTGGCGGTACTAGTCGTTTCAATTTTGAAGACTGATTTTTCATTACCAGTAATTAGTAAAGCAATTTTGCAAATTCGTGATTCGCGTCAGATTGAGCCGCGGTACCAGCAATTTCGGCAAGCATTCGAGTCTACGCTTGCTGGACAACCGGTCGTCTTGTCGACGGTTGACCCGTTAGCACGGGCAATTCAATTAGCAGCTCAAACGGTGGCGGCACATTTATTAACGATCCGAGCGCTTAACGAATTGGTAGATTGA